The DNA sequence CCTGGTGGCGAGCGATCGTATCGGCGAAAACGTGATCCGGCTGACCTACGTTCCCGCCTCGCCATAGGCAGCACGCCGCACCGTGCAGACGAGGGGCACACGGCTGGCCACTTCGGCAAGACTGTGGCGCGGCCGTCCCTGCGCGATGGCGTAGCCTGGCTGCCCTATTTCACTTGCGCCGGCGGCGTGCCGATCGGGAAGGCGATGGTGACGAAGCCCGCCGTACCCTCCGGCCGGTTCTTGGCGCCGAATTCCTGGAAGACCTTCAAGGTCAGCGAAACCGGCGTTTCGGCCGCCTTGAAATTGTAACCGACGGTGCCGCCTATCGCGGCAATGCGGCCCTTGAAGTCGCCGAGCGCTGCGCCCGGACCGCTGTCTCCCGTCACCTGCTGGTAGAAATAGCCCGCAAGACCGGCAGAAAATTCCTGGCCGAAGTGCCTGGTAACCGCCCATTCCGCGTGGAATTCCGTACCCGTGCGATAATCGGTCGCCGGGTTCTCCCCGTTGAAGGTGAAGCCCGCGGCACCCGACAGGTCGAAACCGGTTTCCGGATTGAACCAGGTGCCGGCAAGGGTGAAGTCGCCTGCCCAGCGGTTGAAGGAAATGTTGGCAAGCTCGCCCTTTCGGTAGTCGCCGATCGGCACGTTGACGGTGGCGTTCGCCGTCCAGTGGAAATCACCCTCATGCCAGCCGAGCGTGGCACCAAGTACAGGGTCGCCGATGGTGAAGACCTCATCGCTGGCCGAGGCCGAACGGCCGGCACGCGGGGCCGAAAGCGTCGCATCGACACTGGGCCCGCCGAAGGGCACAATCGCGGTAAAGCCGAGATTGCCGCCAAGCACCTCCTCGGGCATGACCCAGAGACCGGTGCCGAAGACGCCGACGAGCCTCGCGTCGACTTCGCCGACGATTTGGCCGCCGAGAGGAAGCTGCTTGTTGCCCTTGAGTTCACCCACGTAGAAGTAGTTGTCGTTCTGAAAATAGGTTCCGGGCGGCGCCAGCAGGCCGGCCAAGGGGCCGCGGGCACCGAGCAGATAGAAGCCGGCACCGTTTTCAGCCGCGTTCGCCGTCGAAGGCACGATCACGGTCGACAGGCCGGCGGCAAGTGCCGACGCGCAAAGCAGCCTTTTCGCGTAGCTCATGAAAGTGATTCCCCTCTCTCTCGGCCCGAACGATACCATCCTGCCGTGCGCAAGCCAGCCCTGACAAACCGCAGGCGCGCAAACACAAACTGCCCGATTCATCGGGTAGCCTAGCCGCCGAACCTTGCGCGACCCACGCTTGCCGCTAATTTAGTTCTCCGGGCGCCTCGTTGCGGACAGACCCGCGCCGCCACGCTTGATCCACGCGCGAGCGCTCCGCGCGTATGAGCAAAGGACCCGAGACCATGGAATACCGGCTGCTCGGCCGTTCCGGCCTGAAAATCTCCACGATTACCATGGGCACCATGACGATCGGCGGGCGCGGCAAGTTCGCCGAGGTCGGCAATGTCGGCCTCAAGGAGGCGAGCCGCTATGTCGATCTCTGCCTCGATGCCGGCGTCAACCTGATCGACACCGCCGATATCTATTCGACCGGCGCCTGCGAGGAGATCATCGGCGAGGTGCTCGGCGGCAAGCGCAAGAACGGCGTGCTGGTCGCCACCAAGGCACGCTTCTCCATGGGGCCGGGACCGAACGACGGCGGCCT is a window from the Ensifer adhaerens genome containing:
- a CDS encoding SphA family protein, which produces MSYAKRLLCASALAAGLSTVIVPSTANAAENGAGFYLLGARGPLAGLLAPPGTYFQNDNYFYVGELKGNKQLPLGGQIVGEVDARLVGVFGTGLWVMPEEVLGGNLGFTAIVPFGGPSVDATLSAPRAGRSASASDEVFTIGDPVLGATLGWHEGDFHWTANATVNVPIGDYRKGELANISFNRWAGDFTLAGTWFNPETGFDLSGAAGFTFNGENPATDYRTGTEFHAEWAVTRHFGQEFSAGLAGYFYQQVTGDSGPGAALGDFKGRIAAIGGTVGYNFKAAETPVSLTLKVFQEFGAKNRPEGTAGFVTIAFPIGTPPAQVK